ACGTCCACTGTTTTTTTTCCTCTTAGCAATAAATGCAGCAAATCATCTATGCTGTTTTGTTTGTCGTTGTATATTTCCAGCCTCCAGTCGGCGGTGTAATGCGTGCATATTTTCCCGTAAGTACAGCTGAACGCGTGCAAAAAACGGTTCAACGCCCTTATGTTGTCAACGTCAATCCAAATCATAATGTCCTCTTTTGTTCCGTCGCCGAAAGCGCTGTGTCCAAAGCAACTTTCAACCGTCTGAAAATGCGCAATTCTGTTTATCGCCATACACAATTCGCTGATTTCAACGTCGATGTCGCTGTAGTTTATTTGCGTATTTTCGTCTCTAATCATAAAAAACCTCCTTTGTTTTGTTAAAATTTATTTTTTTCAAGAATCATTTGCGCCGCCGTGTATCCGCTTGCAGTTGTCGAAAAAATTCCGCAGCCGGGACGTATCCATTGCCCAACCTGATACAGATTTTTTATGTGCGTGGTTATCGGCATTTTCGCCTCGTGATAATGAATTCCGGGGCTTTGGAAACCGTAAATCGAGCCGCCCGTGCTTAAAGTGTATCTTTCGCAGGTGTCGGGAGAGCCGATTTCCACGAGGTCTATGTATTCTTTAATGCCCGGATAAACGGCGTTTAACTCGTCAATCATTTTGTCGGCGACAATTTTTTTGTCGTTTTTCCAGTTGCGGCTGTCGGTCTGCTTCACAAAAGAAAACATTAGTATTGTAGGGTCTGCCATAAATTGAATTCCGTGCATAATTGCCAAATTGTCGCATTCAAAAGCCGAATTTTCGCCGCGCAACCGCTTGTAAGGCGCGTCTATGTCCTTGTGCCGAGAATACATTCCGACATAGCAATCTATGTATTTTTCGTAGCCTTTTTTCATTCCCAAATACACTATTACGGCGGGATCGGCGGGTTTCAATCGCGAAAGACGGGTCTGATAAACGGACGAACGGCTATTCTCGTCAAGCAAATTGTGGTGCAAACTATAAGGCGAGCATCCCGAAACCACCAAATCGCAGTCAATGGAAAGCCCGTTTTTTGTTTTTACGCATTTTACCACCCTGTTTTCGCATAAAATCCGCTCGATTTTGTCTTCCAATATTATTTTTCCGCCCGTTTTTTCTATAAATTTCGCCAACGCTTTTGGAATTGACGAAAATCCCCCGACAACCCCGTGCGTTCCGTTGCGAAAATGCGAATTAAAAAGCATTTGCATGAACATGTGCTCGCCAAATCCGGGGGTTATTCCGATATACATCCACATTCCCGAAAGGAAAAAGCGCAATTTTTCGTCGTCAAAAATCTGTTCGAGATACGAGCCGTAAGAATGCCTCCTGAATTTGTCGGTTTTTGTGTGGTCTTCGTCCAAAAGCCCGCGTTTTCCTTTGTCCCAGAGCGTAAAAACTTCGTCGTAAAGCAAATCCAAATCCGAAAAATATATATCCAAGCCCTTTTTCTGATGTCCGTAATCGTCGTAAAGTTTTGCGATAACATCGTCTTTGTTCGACGGCATAATTTCTGTTCCGTAAGGCGAAATTGTGCGGTACATTTCGGGATATTCAAAGGTTTTTATTTCGTCGTTTATGCCCAACTGCCCCAAAACAGTGCGGACAACCCCGCCCTCAGCCAATGCGGCTGTGTGAATTCCCGACTCAAAACGGTAATTTTTTCTGCCGAAATTATGCGCGTATCCGCCGACCCTGTCGTGCTGTTCCACAACAACGACTTTTGCTCCCGCCTGCGCCAAAAAAGCGCCCGTGATAAGCGCCCCGTTTCCGGAGCCGATTACAACTACTGTCTTCATATTGCTCACAATACGAATTCTCCTTAAAAACAAGTTAAAGCAATGTTAAATTACAAACAAAACAGTTTCGGCAGAGCGCCAAATCCCATTACGTTATAAAAACAACAAAGCCCAATACAACACAACAGCCGACAAAACATCGACCAAGTATCGTTTTTACATCTTAAAAACTTCCGCAATTTCGTCTTCAGCAAAATTGTTTAAAGGTAATAAATTTCGCGTTGGTGTTCCGACTGAGAGCCCTTGCCTTTCGCCTTCCCAAAAAAAATTCGGTGGCGGTAATTAAAGACAGGTTTAACTTACTCATCACGGCAACTGAGATTGTTTATGAATTCCACATAATTCCCCGATGCGCGAAATATTTGAGGGTAAAATACTATTTGGAGAAAGTAATTTGCGAGGTTTTTTGGAAAATTGTGAAAGTTTTGTGAAACTAAACACTGTTTAGTTTTTTTGAAACAGCAAAAAAAAGACAGACTGTATTTCCTGTTTCTTTAATTAAAACAGATTATTATCTTTATGAATTTCTCCCCAACTCTTCCGCCCTGTTTGTCGCCGCAATTACTGCCGCCTTTATAACATCGCGAATTCCGCCGTTTTCCAAAGCGGTATTTCCTGCAACCGTTGTTCCGTTCGGCGACATTACGCGGGCTTTGAGCGTTGCAGGACTTTCGCCTGCCTGTTGCACCATTTTCGCACTGCCTAAAACGGTTTGAGTTGCACTTTTCAGCGCGATTTCGTAAGGCAACCCTGCCGCAACTCCCGCTTCCGCAAACGCTTCTATTATAGTATAAATATACGCGGGACCGCTTCCAGAAAGCCCCGTCGCCGCGTTCATTTGACTTTCGGGGATTTCAAACGAAATTCCGACCGAATTGAGTATTTGTTCAACCACGCTTTTGTCGTTCTCATCACAAAAAGAATTTAGCGAATAAAGCGAACAGCCCTCCCCTATTAACGCTGGAGTGTTCGGCATAACCCTTGCGATTTTCGCGTTTTGCGGAAGCAAATTTTGCAACGTGGAAATGCTTATTCCCGCCGCGATAGAAATCCATAGACAACCGTTGTTTTTCCCAACTGTTTCAAAAACCGAGAGCGCTTCTTTAATTATTTGGGGTTTTACGGCGACTAAAACTACGTCGGGTTCGCCGTTTTCAAACCATAAATCAGGAGCTTTGATTTTTGCAAAAGTGAATTTTTCAGCGGAAGCGGCAAAGGTATCCCAAATCTCAAATTTAACTTTTTCGCCGTATGATTTGTGCAAACCGTCGATAATAGCACCGCCCATATTTCCACAGCCGAGAACGCATATTTTCATTTAATCTCCTTTGATTTTTTAATGAAATCCGCAACCTTTTCTTTTTCCCCGCTATGCAAAGCATTTACTATAAAACTCCCGACAATTACGCCGTCGCAGACTTCTCTGAATTTCTGCACGTGCTCAACGCACGAAACGCCGAAGCCTGCCAAAACGGGGATTTTACTTTCGCCTGTCATATATTTCAGATGCCCGTAAATATCGTCTCGGTATTCTCGACCTACTCCTGTTGTTCCGTTGAGCGCGACTGCGTAAATAAATCCTTGCGCGCCGTCAAGCAAAGTATTCTGCCTTTCTCTCGGAGTTGTCAGCGAAAGCAGGCGAAGGAGCGAAATTTCGCTACCCTCCAAAAACGGCTCAACCATTTCTCTATGTTCAAACGGCAAGTCGGGGATTATCAAGCCTTTAACATCAGTGTCTTTAAGTTCTGCTATAAACTTTTCTACGCCGATATTGTAAATCGGATTGAAGTACGACATTATCACAAGCGGGATTTTCGTCTTGATTTTTTGCAGTTTTTTTACTACGTCCATTAGGCTTATATTCCTTGCCAATGCCCGAAGCCCAGCCTTTTGAATTACCTCGCCGTCGGCAACGGGATCAGAAAAAGGGATGCCGATTTCGATTGCGCTAACGCCGCAATCCTGCAAAAAAGTAATCGTTTCTTCAAGTCCGTCAATTCCTTTTTCGTGGTCGCCCGCCATTATGTAAGGCACCATTATTGTCTCGTTTTTCGCTTTTAATTCGCTTAAATGTTTTTGCAAAATATTCATTTTTGCCCCCCGCTTCTCAAATTGTTCGGCTTCAATTTGTCCATAGTGCCGTCTTTTTCAAAGCGCTCTTTAATTTGTATTACGTCTTTATCGCCGCGACCCGAAAGGCAGACTATCATAGTTTTGTCCTTGCCGAGTTCTTTGGCTAATTTTATTGCGGCGTGAATTGCGTGAGAGCTCTCCAATGCGGGAATTATTCCCTCGGTTTTGCATAAGATTTTGAACGCTTCGAGCGCTTCGTCGTCCGTACAACTCAAATATTTTGCGCGTTTTATATCGTTAAGATGACAATGCTCGGGACCAATCCCCGGATAATCCAAGCCCGCCGAAATCGAAAATGCTTCCATTATTTGACCGTTTTCGTCTTGCAAAACGTCCATAAGGCAACCGTGCAAAACGCCTTTTCGCCCTTTTGCTATAGTTGCGGCGTGTTTGTCGGTGCCAAGCCCCAGCCCCGAAGCCTCAACGCCGAACATCTGAACGCTTTCGTCATTTACAAACGGATAAAAAAGCCCTATTGCATTTGACCCGCCGCCAACGCAGGCAACAAGCGCGTCGGGAAGTTTGCCTTCTTTTTGCAGAAACTGCGCTTTCGCTTCTCTTCCGATAACGCTCTGATAATCGCGGACAATCTGCGGAAACGGATGCGGTCCCAAAACCGAGCCCATAACGTAATGCGTGTCTTCCACCCGCGCAACCCAAGACCGAAGCGCCTCGTTTACCGCGTCTTTAAGCACTTTTGAGCCGCTGACAACGCTTTCCACTTTTGCGCCGAGCAACTGCATTCTGAAAACATTCAACGCTTGCCTGTGAACGTCTTCTTCGCCCATAAAAATTGTGCATTCCATACCGAAAAGCGCCGCCGCAGTCGCAGTTGCAACGCCGTGCTGTCCAGCTCCGGTTTCGGCGATAATTTTGTTTTTGCCCATTTTTCGCGCAAGCATAACCTGCCCGATTGCGTTGTTTATTTTGTGCGCGCCCGTGTGGTTTAAGTCCTCGCGTTTCAAGTAAATTTTTGCGCCCCCTGCAAATTCCGTAAGATTTTTTGCAAAATAAAGCGGATTTTCGCGCCCGACATATTCTCTTAAATATTCGTCAAATTCGCGCTGAAAATCTTTGTCTTCCAGCGATTTTTTGTAAACTTCTTCCAATTCTTTTACCGCATACATCAAGGTTTCGGGGATAAATTGCCCGCCGAACTCGCCGTAAAACCCCTTTTCGTTCGGAAAATTATACATTTGCTGTGTCTCCTTTTGCTGTTTTGCAAAATTTTTTTATTTTTTCAATATCTTTTATTCCGTCCGTCTCAACTCCGCTCGAAACATCAACCGCGAACGGTGCAAAATATTTTATTGCCGAAACAACATTTTCGCAATTTAATCCGCCTGCCACAAAAAATTCTCTGCCTCGAATTTTGCTTAAATCGACCTTTTCCCAATCAAATTTTTCGCCAAAACCCGAATTTTGAGCGTCCAAAAGAAGCGGCATTTCCGAAAAATCGCACGGGTTTTGAGCGAATTCTCCGTCAATAATTTTTATCGCTTTGATTTTTTGGATATGCTCCCCTATTTTTTTGCAATAATCACTGCTTTCGTTTCCGTGCAACTGAACAATATCGAGCCCTACATCTTCTGCTGTTTTCAGCAAACTTTCAATGGGTTCATCAACAAAAATGCCGACGGTTTTCACGTTTTGCGGCACAAATTCAGTCAATTCTTTCGCTTTTTCTACCGAAATATTTCTCTTGCTTTTATTAAAAAATACAAATCCCACAAAATCCGCGCCAGCCTCAACCGCCGCGGCAAGCGCCGCTTTTGTCGTTATTCCGCAAATTTTTACTTTCACCTGCTAACTCGCAACTCCTCTATTTTACTCGCAATATCTCCCGCTTTCATCAAAGTTTCGCCCACCAAAACTCCGTTGAAATCCTTTGAGAGCCTCTTAACGTCATCAGCCGTTTTAATTCCGCTTTCACTTATGTAAAGCGCGTTTTCATTAAATTCTTTTGCCAAATCAATGCTGTTTTCCAAACCTACTACAAAAGTTTTAAGATTTCGATTATTTACGCCTATAATTTCTACGTTTAACTTCTGAGCAATCCTCAATTCCGCCAAATCGTGCACTTCCACGAGTATTTCCAAACCCAAACTTTTGGCGTAATCATACAGCGATTTCAGGTCTTTTTCGTCGAGCGCGGCAACAATCAGCAAAATCATTGTGGCGCCTGCGTTTATGGCGCGGTTTATCTGCTTTTTATCCAAGATAAAATCTTTGTTAAGCACGGGAATTTTTACCGCCGCCGCAACTTCGCGCAAATCGTCAATGTTTCCTTTGAAAAACACGTCGTCGGTTAAAACGGAAATTGCCGCCGCACCGGATTTCTCGTAAGATTTTGCCTGCGCAACAACATCAACGCCGATGTTTATGTCGCCCAAAGACGGAGAAGCCCGTTTAAGCTCGGCTATAACCTGAATTTTATCGTTATTTTCCCTCAAATATTGGGCAAACGAATATGTTTTACGAATTTTTTTCGGAAGTTCGTCTTCCATTTTTCTTATTTCAAGTCGTTTTTGCTGTAAAATATTATCCAAAAATTTCATTTTTTTTCTCCATTACGGATTTTATTGTGTTCAACTTAAACTCTGTTTCGTTCCACTCGCCTTCGGGGGTAGAACCCGCCACAATCCCCGCCGACGACTGAAAATATACGTTATCGCCGATTTTAATAGCGGTACGAATTGCAATTGAACTCAAAATATTTCCGTTGAAGTCAAAAAAGCCGAACGCTCCGCCATAAACTCCACGCTCGTATTTTTCCAATTCCTGAATAATTTCCATAGCCCTGACTTTTGGCGCGCCCGTTAGCGTTCCAGCAGGAAAACAAGCTTCAAATATCTTCATTTTATTACAGGTTTCGGGAATTTTTCCGCTTACAATCGACACTATATGAAAGACGTTGGAATATTCTTCAATAATCATAAATTTATCCACTTTTACCGTTCCGTCTTCCGCGTAAACTCCTATGTCGTCCTGTGCCAAATCTACAAGCATAACGTGTTCCGCGCGTTCTTTGGGGCTGTTTATGAGGTCTTCAAGCAGTTTTTTTCTTTCGGCTTCGTTGTTTCCCTTGCCCTTTGAAGTCCCCCCGATAGGACGAATTTCCATGTGTTGGTTTTCGATTTTCAGTTGCAATTCCGGCGAATTTCCAATGAGCGAATAGCCGCCTCTCTCCCAGAAAAACATATACGGCGACGGGTTAATTTTGCGGATTTCGCAGTAAATATCTATCGCTTTTGCTTTTGTCTTTATCTTTTTGCGATTTCCGAGTATTATCTGACAAATTTCGCCTTTCGCAATATAATCTTGGGCGATTTTGAAATTTTCAAAAAATTCTTCGCGGCTAACAGTGTTCTCTATTTTGCCTGCAAGATTTGTCTCAAAAGGCTCAACGACCGCGTCTTCTTTGCCATATAGCATAACCTCTGAAGACGTCCCATCGGTCGTTGAGCTTACAGAAACACATTTTTTCGCCGCTATGAAATCAAGAATTTTTTTTCTTTCATCGGAAGCGTCTTCGGTAATAAAATTCGACGCCAACTTAACAGAACTGTCCTTTGTATTCTGTATCAGAAGATGCGAATAATACGTCAGATAAACATCCGGCATACCTAAATCATCAATATTTTTGCGCTCTATTTCGTTTATATAATGCAAATATTCATAGCCGAAATATCCTATTAAACCGTTGCCGTAATCCAAATCGTTTTCTATGCCGAATATTTTTTTTATTCGTGGAAAAACATCGCTAAACGCCGCAACTTTGCAGGATAAACCACCAAATTCGGCGGCAAATTTGTTTTTCAGCTCCTCGTATTCGCTTTCAAAACTCATTACTCCCCTATCGATTTTTATGTCGAATTTTGGAAACAATCCTACAATGCTGTTGTTTCTGTCGATGTCGGGACCTCGCGCCGAATCTAAAATACAGACGTTTTCAGCGCCGAATTCCAAGTGAAATTCGCGAAACAAGTCAAAAAACTCCAAGTTTTTTTCTATATTCTCTGTTAATAAAACTTTCATAATTCCCACCTTGTTTCTATTTGTAGTATCAAATATAATAAATCGGAAACTGCGCTGTCAAGGCAAAACGTAAAATTATTTGTTTTTTCTGCGCTTAAAACCCAATGCAGACTTAAACTCGTTAATTTTTTGCATACGAGCGTCGTCGGGAGATAAACTTGCGAGCATACTCTTTATGAGTATCGACGGAATTAAGTAGGCGTACCAAATTACAAGCGCAATTATGCAAGCCGTTATTCTTTTCGGTCTGTATCTCCACTGAGCGGCGCGCGCTTCGTCGATTATGTAAATTGCGGAAAAGTCGCGGTCAATGCGAAGTTGCGTTTGCAATCGCTGTTGCATAAGCAATGCTTCCAATTGCTCAAGCATTCGCGCCTGCACCGAAAGTTGTGTAAATTCATCGCTTAGATTTATGATATTGGTAATCCCCGGAAAAATGTTTCCGAAGCCTCCTGTTTCAAGTTGAGTGTTTTGATTTCTCAGAAGCGCTATTCTACGGTTCAAAACCGATATTTCAGCGCTTGTCGGAGAGCGGGTTAATCGCAGAAGTTCTATTTGTTGTTCCAGCGCCGAAATCTCCGCAAGATTGGCGGCGTAAGTCGAAAGCGTCAATTCCATTTGTGTGGGCATATTAAAAATACTGTGTTCTTTTTGGAATTGAGTTAAAGCGTCCGAAGCTTGACGTGCAAGTTGAGCGTTTTCTTCAATTTGTCTGTCCAAGAAATCAATCGCGCCTGCAAAACTTTGCGCGTAAATGTCTCGGCTTCTTTCAATCAGTTTTTCTATCATAAAGTTTGCAATATCGGCGGCGCGTTGCGGGTCTTTGTTAGAAACAGTCAAAGTAATCGACAAAACGCCTGTTATTCCCAAGCCGCCCTCTTCCGACATACTTACAGATAAATCGTTCCTGAACGCGCGTATCGTCCTGTCAAGCGGATTTATATTGTTTCTGTGCTCTTTGTAATACTCTATAAGATTAAATCTTTCTATAGCCGCTTCGATAATGTATCTTGAATTAAGGATTTCGACGTACTGTCTCGTAGAAAACGGATTTTCCCCGATAATATCGGCAACACTGCCTAACGACGGTCCTCCCATAAGTCCCATAAAGCCGCTTCCCGAAGACCCGCGAGGCAAAAACACCACCTCGGACTTAAAGTGCTTTGGTAAAAACGAAACAACAACAAACACCGCAACGGCGATAATTATCCCCGAAACAACTATTTTTACTTTCTGTTTCGCCAAAATTATGAACAAATCAAGTAAATTTACCTCTTTTTCCATTTTTTAACCTTACTGTTTTCCATTAAATTTTTCTTTACCAAACTAAACTCATTCAATGACATTTACTGACTTTGAATAAACATCATAACTGTTACCGCCGCCGTTAAAGTGGTCGCAATACTGCCGACAATACCCCAAATTCCGCCTCTTATTGCAACATTTTGTTGGCGCTCTTGTTGTGATACAAAGTCTCTTTCGGGAACCCAGATTATGTCGCCGCGCTCTATTTTTTGAACATCGCGCAAACTTATGCGATTTTGTGTTCCCGCTTTAATTACTTTTATTTGTCTTTGCATTGCCTCGCTTCTTAAACCGCCCGCCTGAGCAATGTAAAAATTAACGTCCCGCCCCTCCGCAAAATCAACAAAACCCGGTCGCAAAACTGCGCCCATTACATTTACCGTCCAGTCGTTTCGTTCAATAACAATTTCGTCATTTTCACGCAAAAGCAGATTTTTTATTGAGTTATCGTCCTTAATTTCGGCGAAATTCATACTTATCCGCGTTTCGTTAGCAGTGGTAAATCTTAAGAAATTATTTTCCGAAGGCGTTATTTGTATGCCGCTTTGTATAGCTATTTGTTTTCGCTCTTCGGTCGCCGCGGTATGCACAAAATTTCGACGCACAATTCTGCTTGCGCCCAAAAAAGCGTCGTTTGTAAAGCCGCCCGCCATTTGTATAACGTCAATTAAGCGCGTGTGATTTTCCTGAATTACGTAAGTCCCCGGGAAAACAACTTCGCCCGAAATTTGCACCTGACGAACAGGACGAAACTCAGCTCTTCTCGGAACCATAACTACGTCGTCTCTTTGAAGCGCGAAATTTGCGGCATTATCAAAATTTACCGTTATTGTTTTTATGGAGTCTCTGTTATTTCCTATGGTACGCGTTATTGAAATTGCGGAACTGTCCGCCGATGAAAACATTCCGCCGCTGATTGCAATTAAGTCCAAAAGTTTGTCGCCTTCAACAAAGTCATAA
This Chitinivibrionia bacterium DNA region includes the following protein-coding sequences:
- a CDS encoding NAD(P)/FAD-dependent oxidoreductase encodes the protein MKTVVVIGSGNGALITGAFLAQAGAKVVVVEQHDRVGGYAHNFGRKNYRFESGIHTAALAEGGVVRTVLGQLGINDEIKTFEYPEMYRTISPYGTEIMPSNKDDVIAKLYDDYGHQKKGLDIYFSDLDLLYDEVFTLWDKGKRGLLDEDHTKTDKFRRHSYGSYLEQIFDDEKLRFFLSGMWMYIGITPGFGEHMFMQMLFNSHFRNGTHGVVGGFSSIPKALAKFIEKTGGKIILEDKIERILCENRVVKCVKTKNGLSIDCDLVVSGCSPYSLHHNLLDENSRSSVYQTRLSRLKPADPAVIVYLGMKKGYEKYIDCYVGMYSRHKDIDAPYKRLRGENSAFECDNLAIMHGIQFMADPTILMFSFVKQTDSRNWKNDKKIVADKMIDELNAVYPGIKEYIDLVEIGSPDTCERYTLSTGGSIYGFQSPGIHYHEAKMPITTHIKNLYQVGQWIRPGCGIFSTTASGYTAAQMILEKNKF
- the proC gene encoding pyrroline-5-carboxylate reductase, encoding MKICVLGCGNMGGAIIDGLHKSYGEKVKFEIWDTFAASAEKFTFAKIKAPDLWFENGEPDVVLVAVKPQIIKEALSVFETVGKNNGCLWISIAAGISISTLQNLLPQNAKIARVMPNTPALIGEGCSLYSLNSFCDENDKSVVEQILNSVGISFEIPESQMNAATGLSGSGPAYIYTIIEAFAEAGVAAGLPYEIALKSATQTVLGSAKMVQQAGESPATLKARVMSPNGTTVAGNTALENGGIRDVIKAAVIAATNRAEELGRNS
- the trpA gene encoding tryptophan synthase subunit alpha codes for the protein MNILQKHLSELKAKNETIMVPYIMAGDHEKGIDGLEETITFLQDCGVSAIEIGIPFSDPVADGEVIQKAGLRALARNISLMDVVKKLQKIKTKIPLVIMSYFNPIYNIGVEKFIAELKDTDVKGLIIPDLPFEHREMVEPFLEGSEISLLRLLSLTTPRERQNTLLDGAQGFIYAVALNGTTGVGREYRDDIYGHLKYMTGESKIPVLAGFGVSCVEHVQKFREVCDGVIVGSFIVNALHSGEKEKVADFIKKSKEIK
- the trpB gene encoding tryptophan synthase subunit beta; its protein translation is MYNFPNEKGFYGEFGGQFIPETLMYAVKELEEVYKKSLEDKDFQREFDEYLREYVGRENPLYFAKNLTEFAGGAKIYLKREDLNHTGAHKINNAIGQVMLARKMGKNKIIAETGAGQHGVATATAAALFGMECTIFMGEEDVHRQALNVFRMQLLGAKVESVVSGSKVLKDAVNEALRSWVARVEDTHYVMGSVLGPHPFPQIVRDYQSVIGREAKAQFLQKEGKLPDALVACVGGGSNAIGLFYPFVNDESVQMFGVEASGLGLGTDKHAATIAKGRKGVLHGCLMDVLQDENGQIMEAFSISAGLDYPGIGPEHCHLNDIKRAKYLSCTDDEALEAFKILCKTEGIIPALESSHAIHAAIKLAKELGKDKTMIVCLSGRGDKDVIQIKERFEKDGTMDKLKPNNLRSGGQK
- a CDS encoding phosphoribosylanthranilate isomerase translates to MKVKICGITTKAALAAAVEAGADFVGFVFFNKSKRNISVEKAKELTEFVPQNVKTVGIFVDEPIESLLKTAEDVGLDIVQLHGNESSDYCKKIGEHIQKIKAIKIIDGEFAQNPCDFSEMPLLLDAQNSGFGEKFDWEKVDLSKIRGREFFVAGGLNCENVVSAIKYFAPFAVDVSSGVETDGIKDIEKIKKFCKTAKGDTANV
- the trpC gene encoding indole-3-glycerol phosphate synthase TrpC, with protein sequence MKFLDNILQQKRLEIRKMEDELPKKIRKTYSFAQYLRENNDKIQVIAELKRASPSLGDINIGVDVVAQAKSYEKSGAAAISVLTDDVFFKGNIDDLREVAAAVKIPVLNKDFILDKKQINRAINAGATMILLIVAALDEKDLKSLYDYAKSLGLEILVEVHDLAELRIAQKLNVEIIGVNNRNLKTFVVGLENSIDLAKEFNENALYISESGIKTADDVKRLSKDFNGVLVGETLMKAGDIASKIEELRVSR
- a CDS encoding anthranilate synthase component I family protein, with the translated sequence MKVLLTENIEKNLEFFDLFREFHLEFGAENVCILDSARGPDIDRNNSIVGLFPKFDIKIDRGVMSFESEYEELKNKFAAEFGGLSCKVAAFSDVFPRIKKIFGIENDLDYGNGLIGYFGYEYLHYINEIERKNIDDLGMPDVYLTYYSHLLIQNTKDSSVKLASNFITEDASDERKKILDFIAAKKCVSVSSTTDGTSSEVMLYGKEDAVVEPFETNLAGKIENTVSREEFFENFKIAQDYIAKGEICQIILGNRKKIKTKAKAIDIYCEIRKINPSPYMFFWERGGYSLIGNSPELQLKIENQHMEIRPIGGTSKGKGNNEAERKKLLEDLINSPKERAEHVMLVDLAQDDIGVYAEDGTVKVDKFMIIEEYSNVFHIVSIVSGKIPETCNKMKIFEACFPAGTLTGAPKVRAMEIIQELEKYERGVYGGAFGFFDFNGNILSSIAIRTAIKIGDNVYFQSSAGIVAGSTPEGEWNETEFKLNTIKSVMEKKNEIFG
- a CDS encoding SLBB domain-containing protein gives rise to the protein MQQMYGMQSVQQNMQGMHGVQGNGGVRRTVSPPVSMDLSNNAVDWQLLKLPRPTDFFIDEDSYFLGAGDILQAMVWGVRETLLNISITNNEIAIIPTVGAVNVSGLTLREAKQQILELIQREYRARSVDIFVARVKEIPVQVLGQVNNPGTHVVMGNLALSSVIELVGGANLKANLREVQLIHPRHGTRIVDVVASERIMGQPSVSLRNGDVIFVPQRDLQVMINGDILHTGIYDFVEGDKLLDLIAISGGMFSSADSSAISITRTIGNNRDSIKTITVNFDNAANFALQRDDVVMVPRRAEFRPVRQVQISGEVVFPGTYVIQENHTRLIDVIQMAGGFTNDAFLGASRIVRRNFVHTAATEERKQIAIQSGIQITPSENNFLRFTTANETRISMNFAEIKDDNSIKNLLLRENDEIVIERNDWTVNVMGAVLRPGFVDFAEGRDVNFYIAQAGGLRSEAMQRQIKVIKAGTQNRISLRDVQKIERGDIIWVPERDFVSQQERQQNVAIRGGIWGIVGSIATTLTAAVTVMMFIQSQ